A window from Exiguobacterium marinum DSM 16307 encodes these proteins:
- a CDS encoding transglycosylase domain-containing protein — MRAWIGTLFFAGLLATSLTLTNALKEEIDKTEEILSWGEELVSAQPLSSKHAITLAYNGGEQQIYLAGRRNDVTPKALPKHIQEAIMTIEDRKFNAHPGYDLSGIARAFINNANETSVQGGSTITQQLARNVYLTHERTYERKVKELLIAQALEKNYSKKEILTAYSNVIFFGHNVYGIQSAADTYFSRPLADLNWNQLAYLLTVPNNPSLYDPLNPTEAYFERKDRILTQLFEASILSKSAYDQYHGVKLEASYRSQTIQYPDYMDTAVREAIQLVRTRYDLDDTEARDYLSTHEATIETYLSTGKQKQAKRVMSQLPPGLNGGYTELTPQGRIVAMVDSEMTQVGEFNRATQAYRQPGSAIKPILVFAPFIEDTGATLDTVLDGRPTCYGSYCPGNSHDRVLGDVLLKDAVAYSYNTPALAAFSAIDQERAYKTADMMFSQWDEQDENLASALGGLTQGVSPRELAAAYTPFLNKGVYTSGHTIKQIKFKSGEPTLTPILTKEAIWSTDTMDVMKKALSTVTTYGTGRYANRVKGDYDYLGGKTGTTNDNKDMWYVGLTDRTITAIWLGADTPRPFPELANRAYPAIVWTESH, encoded by the coding sequence ATGAGAGCTTGGATTGGAACTTTATTTTTCGCTGGACTTTTAGCGACTTCCTTAACACTCACAAACGCATTGAAAGAAGAGATTGATAAAACTGAAGAGATTTTATCGTGGGGAGAAGAACTGGTGTCGGCGCAACCACTCTCGTCGAAACATGCCATCACACTCGCATACAATGGTGGGGAACAACAAATTTATTTGGCTGGCCGTAGAAATGATGTAACTCCAAAGGCGTTGCCTAAACACATTCAAGAAGCCATCATGACTATTGAAGACCGTAAATTCAATGCTCATCCCGGTTATGATTTGAGCGGAATCGCCCGTGCGTTTATCAATAACGCGAACGAGACATCCGTTCAAGGTGGGAGCACGATCACACAACAGCTCGCACGAAACGTCTACCTCACACATGAGCGAACATATGAACGAAAAGTGAAGGAATTGTTAATCGCGCAAGCGCTTGAAAAAAACTATAGCAAAAAAGAAATTTTAACAGCTTATAGCAATGTCATATTCTTTGGACATAACGTATATGGGATTCAATCTGCGGCTGATACATACTTTTCAAGGCCGCTCGCTGATTTGAATTGGAATCAACTGGCCTATCTGTTGACGGTACCGAATAATCCGTCCCTTTACGACCCGCTCAATCCTACAGAAGCTTATTTTGAACGGAAGGACCGGATTTTGACACAATTGTTTGAAGCAAGTATCCTCTCAAAGAGTGCCTACGATCAGTATCACGGCGTGAAGCTAGAAGCATCATATCGCAGTCAAACAATCCAATACCCGGACTATATGGATACAGCCGTCCGCGAGGCGATTCAATTGGTACGTACGCGCTATGACTTGGACGATACCGAAGCAAGAGATTATTTATCTACCCATGAAGCAACGATTGAGACTTACTTATCGACAGGGAAACAGAAACAAGCAAAACGGGTGATGAGTCAACTTCCTCCCGGGCTGAACGGAGGCTATACGGAACTGACACCTCAAGGACGAATCGTGGCAATGGTCGATTCAGAAATGACACAAGTCGGTGAGTTCAACCGGGCGACACAGGCGTATCGCCAACCAGGATCAGCCATCAAACCAATTCTCGTGTTCGCACCATTTATCGAAGACACTGGTGCGACGCTTGACACAGTACTCGATGGACGACCGACCTGTTACGGTTCGTATTGTCCCGGGAATAGCCACGACCGCGTGTTAGGTGATGTCTTGTTAAAGGACGCGGTCGCCTACTCGTATAACACACCTGCTCTCGCCGCCTTCTCAGCGATTGATCAAGAGAGGGCGTATAAGACGGCAGACATGATGTTCAGTCAATGGGATGAACAGGATGAGAACTTAGCTAGCGCTCTTGGTGGACTCACACAAGGAGTCTCTCCGAGAGAACTGGCAGCCGCCTACACACCGTTCTTAAACAAAGGTGTCTATACATCAGGACATACGATCAAACAAATCAAATTCAAGTCCGGGGAGCCGACATTGACGCCAATTTTGACCAAAGAGGCCATTTGGTCTACGGATACCATGGACGTGATGAAGAAAGCATTATCGACCGTCACCACGTACGGGACGGGACGCTATGCGAATCGAGTGAAAGGCGACTACGATTATCTCGGAGGCAAGACGGGAACGACAAACGACAATAAAGACATGTGGTACGTCGGACTGACCGATCGCACCATCACCGCCATTTGGCTTGGTGCCGACACACCTCGTCCGTTCCCAGAACTCGCCAACCGTGCGTATCCAGCGATTGTTTGGACGGAGTCGCATTAA
- a CDS encoding DUF5366 family protein, producing the protein MKTNVYLLSYAPLIGIILFSTSLAIATSEYVIQWLNQIGVYSEIIELLSVQETKVLVLVVFFTIFFMLFSAFKLVADTFNQLGFAFFARETNGTSLHRLKPGAIIFLIGSGISFLFLNTLLAVIAVLVGTLLMYLFYYVWQVSQSMSVPRAIGLLLMQAVMWATLISGLGWSVLRLFNSVGDIIL; encoded by the coding sequence CGGAATTATTTTGTTTTCCACGTCACTTGCGATCGCGACATCCGAGTATGTGATCCAATGGCTGAATCAAATTGGCGTATATAGTGAAATCATCGAACTGTTATCCGTGCAAGAGACAAAAGTGCTTGTGCTCGTCGTATTCTTCACGATTTTCTTTATGTTGTTTAGCGCATTCAAGTTGGTTGCCGATACGTTCAATCAACTCGGTTTCGCCTTTTTTGCGCGGGAGACGAATGGGACGTCACTTCATCGGCTCAAACCTGGGGCCATCATCTTCCTCATCGGGTCTGGAATCAGCTTTCTCTTTTTGAACACGTTACTCGCCGTCATCGCCGTCCTCGTAGGAACGCTCTTGATGTATCTCTTTTACTATGTCTGGCAAGTAAGCCAATCGATGTCTGTCCCACGTGCCATCGGCTTATTGCTCATGCAGGCCGTTATGTGGGCGACGTTGATCAGTGGGTTAGGTTGGTCGGTCCTTCGCTTGTTTAATTCTGTCGGAGATATCATCTTATGA